A stretch of Labilithrix sp. DNA encodes these proteins:
- a CDS encoding efflux RND transporter permease subunit, protein MWLVRLALRRPLTIVVLVIALLFGGGLALRKAPVDIFPSLGVPVVYVVQPYGGMSPTQMEGQLVGYYEYHFLYINGIEHIESQSIQGMAMLKLYFHPGTDIAQSLSQVTAMAFRATSFMPPGTLPPFIVRFDVGSVPVGQLVFSSDTRSGQEVQDAALFKVRPLLATIPGVSAPPPSGGKVRMVVAYVDPERLRAFDLSTDEVATAIAKGNLTLPAGNVRIGGKTRIASTNAMVESVKELETLPLRGGAGVPVLLRDVARVEDSSDVVTNVALVNGRDTVYMPLTKLPDASTVDVVAKIKAALPNLRAQVPDDVHVDFEFDQSVYVKRSVNALMLEGALGALLTALTVLFFLRSWRSALIVVLTIPLSIVAAVIALRLAGHTINIMTLSGLALAVGILVDEATVAIENIHTHLARGKGASRAVVDAMTEVMQPRLLAMLCILAVFIPTFFLVGVARALFPPLALAVGFAMIASYVLSSTVVPVLAARLFANVRTAEHPVRAERYGRFIGGVTRAPWIALAAYLVLCVPSFMLASRVGTELFPRPDNGQLQMRVRAPAGTQLERTVDIVRGVDRAIRDEAGADHVRMTLANIGNPAWTYPVNALYVFNAGPHEAMLMAQLQGHGRIGVADLEERLRQRLAKDYPDTRFSFEAGDIVSQVLSVGSPTPIQVTVSGKNLKETRAYAQRVRDSLAKIDQLRDVQIPVALDYPTLAIDIDRERAGQFGLTVDRIGKSLVSATSSSALTTPIFWTDPVSGVGYRVQLRVPEARMGSLDDLSSLPIVQDGSSRAFVRDVATIREDVTPGELDHYNSQRAIHVTANVRGGDLARATDDVEEALARAGDPPKGAKVALHGQAEQMRVTLASLREGLGLAVVVVLLLLMVSFQSIREPLVVLSTTLAALSGVIVALFITGTTLNVQSMMGAIMAIGVSVANAVLLVIFAKAHRREGASAADAMIAAAKGRVRPILMTTLAMVAGMIPTALAIGEGAEQSAPLGRAVIGGLLGSTLATLVFVPALYVLIGKRGLARAPSLDPDEVTA, encoded by the coding sequence ATGTGGCTGGTCCGACTCGCCCTCCGGCGCCCGCTCACGATCGTCGTGCTCGTCATCGCGCTCCTCTTCGGCGGCGGCCTCGCGCTGCGGAAAGCGCCCGTCGACATTTTCCCGAGCCTCGGCGTGCCCGTCGTCTACGTCGTGCAGCCGTACGGCGGCATGTCACCGACGCAGATGGAGGGCCAGCTCGTCGGCTATTACGAGTACCACTTCCTCTACATCAACGGCATCGAGCACATCGAATCGCAGTCCATCCAGGGGATGGCGATGCTCAAGCTGTATTTCCATCCGGGCACCGATATCGCGCAGTCGCTCTCGCAGGTGACGGCCATGGCCTTCCGCGCGACCTCGTTCATGCCGCCCGGCACCCTGCCGCCATTCATCGTGCGGTTCGACGTCGGCTCGGTTCCGGTCGGTCAGCTCGTCTTCTCGAGCGACACCCGATCCGGACAAGAGGTGCAGGACGCCGCCCTCTTCAAAGTGCGACCACTCCTCGCGACGATTCCGGGCGTCTCGGCGCCGCCGCCGTCGGGCGGCAAGGTTCGCATGGTCGTCGCGTACGTCGATCCGGAGCGCCTTCGGGCCTTCGATCTGTCGACGGACGAAGTCGCGACCGCGATCGCGAAAGGAAACCTCACGCTTCCCGCCGGCAACGTCCGCATCGGCGGCAAGACCCGCATCGCCTCGACGAACGCGATGGTCGAATCGGTGAAGGAGCTCGAGACCCTGCCGCTTCGAGGCGGTGCCGGAGTCCCCGTGCTCCTTCGCGACGTCGCCCGTGTGGAGGACTCGAGCGACGTGGTCACCAACGTTGCGCTCGTGAATGGGCGCGACACCGTCTACATGCCGCTGACCAAGCTGCCGGATGCGTCGACGGTCGACGTCGTCGCGAAGATCAAAGCCGCGCTGCCGAATCTCCGCGCGCAGGTGCCGGACGACGTCCATGTCGACTTCGAGTTCGATCAATCCGTTTATGTAAAACGCAGCGTTAACGCGCTGATGCTCGAGGGCGCCCTCGGTGCACTGCTCACCGCGCTCACGGTCCTCTTCTTCCTCCGGAGCTGGCGCTCGGCCCTCATCGTCGTCCTGACGATCCCGCTCTCGATCGTCGCGGCGGTGATCGCGTTGCGGCTCGCCGGGCACACGATCAACATCATGACGCTGAGCGGGCTCGCGCTCGCGGTCGGCATCCTCGTCGACGAGGCAACGGTGGCGATCGAGAACATCCACACGCATCTCGCGCGCGGAAAAGGCGCGTCCCGCGCGGTCGTCGACGCGATGACGGAGGTCATGCAGCCCCGCCTCCTCGCGATGCTCTGCATCCTTGCCGTGTTCATTCCCACGTTCTTCCTCGTGGGCGTCGCCCGGGCGCTCTTTCCGCCGCTCGCGCTGGCGGTCGGCTTCGCGATGATCGCCTCGTACGTGCTGTCGAGCACGGTAGTGCCGGTCCTCGCGGCGCGCCTGTTCGCGAACGTCCGCACGGCCGAGCATCCGGTTCGCGCGGAACGCTACGGTCGGTTCATCGGCGGTGTGACGCGTGCGCCGTGGATCGCCCTTGCCGCGTATCTCGTCCTTTGCGTGCCGTCATTCATGCTGGCGTCGCGCGTGGGGACGGAGCTCTTCCCGCGCCCGGACAACGGCCAGCTGCAAATGCGCGTGCGCGCGCCCGCCGGAACGCAGCTCGAACGCACCGTCGACATCGTGCGCGGCGTCGACCGCGCGATCCGCGATGAGGCCGGTGCCGATCACGTACGGATGACGCTCGCGAACATCGGCAACCCGGCGTGGACGTATCCCGTCAACGCGCTGTACGTGTTCAACGCAGGCCCCCACGAGGCGATGCTCATGGCGCAACTTCAGGGCCACGGGCGCATCGGAGTCGCGGACCTCGAAGAGCGGCTGCGACAGCGCCTCGCCAAGGACTACCCGGACACGAGGTTCTCCTTCGAGGCGGGCGATATCGTCTCGCAGGTCCTGAGCGTCGGCTCTCCCACGCCGATCCAGGTCACGGTATCGGGCAAGAACTTGAAGGAGACGCGTGCTTACGCCCAGCGCGTTCGGGACTCGCTCGCGAAGATCGATCAGCTCCGCGACGTGCAGATCCCCGTCGCGCTCGATTACCCCACGCTCGCGATCGATATCGACCGAGAGCGGGCCGGACAGTTCGGCCTCACCGTCGACCGCATCGGGAAGTCCCTCGTCTCCGCGACCTCTTCGAGCGCGCTCACGACCCCTATTTTCTGGACGGATCCGGTCTCCGGCGTCGGCTATCGCGTGCAGCTCCGCGTGCCGGAAGCGCGTATGGGATCGCTCGATGACCTATCGTCGTTGCCGATCGTGCAGGACGGCTCGTCGCGCGCGTTCGTCCGCGACGTCGCGACGATCCGCGAAGACGTGACCCCCGGCGAGCTCGATCACTACAACAGCCAGCGGGCCATTCACGTCACCGCCAACGTGCGCGGCGGCGATCTCGCGCGCGCGACCGACGACGTGGAAGAAGCGCTCGCTCGCGCCGGCGATCCTCCAAAAGGCGCCAAGGTGGCGCTCCACGGTCAGGCGGAGCAGATGCGGGTCACGCTCGCGAGCCTCCGCGAAGGCCTCGGACTCGCCGTGGTGGTCGTGCTGCTCCTCCTCATGGTGAGCTTCCAGTCGATCCGCGAGCCGCTCGTCGTGCTCTCGACGACGCTCGCGGCTCTGAGCGGGGTCATCGTCGCGCTCTTCATCACCGGGACGACGCTCAACGTTCAGTCGATGATGGGCGCCATCATGGCCATCGGCGTCTCGGTCGCGAATGCCGTCCTTCTCGTCATCTTCGCCAAGGCGCACCGGCGCGAAGGCGCCTCGGCCGCGGACGCGATGATCGCCGCTGCCAAGGGGCGCGTTCGCCCCATTCTGATGACGACGCTCGCGATGGTCGCCGGCATGATCCCCACCGCGCTCGCGATCGGCGAGGGCGCCGAGCAATCCGCGCCGCTCGGACGCGCGGTCATCGGCGGGCTGCTCGGCTCGACGCTGGCGACGCTCGTCTTCGTGCCGGCGCTCTACGTGCTCATCGGCAAACGTGGTCTCGCCCGAGCGCCATCCCTCGACCCGGACGAGGTCACCGCATGA
- a CDS encoding TolC family protein: MKRIVLAIALLFAPSVASAAEPRAMTLDEVVTTALARHPRLRVTGADEAAAKARVTEAESNRLPDIGVSVEINRSSSNTIPGAFVPIIGFAPIAGPTRGRSLEAGTWQSGASLWASWDVLSFSRQAAAIDLALATEKEAAAVTAAQKLDIAYRAADAYLLLLEAETAVRAAKANVDRAQTLATVTKSLVDQSLRPGADAARVEAELANAGTLVARAEQARDMRRVALGEAMGDPTLAVTPREPEAGGARAAVVHPEIARSEAAIVRAEEARKVVNVEYLPRLDLVAALWMRGSGIFDSPANGLVADVPNWLGGVTLTWSLFDFPSIRARAKVASAATRAAVARRDEVALSIASQLATAEAGLKGAQAIAQQTPKTLASAKAAEEQAAARFKTGLAPVVDLADAQRLLTQAEIDDAVARLEVKRALLSIARASGDIGPFLHGAR, from the coding sequence ATGAAGCGCATCGTGCTCGCGATCGCGTTGCTCTTTGCGCCGTCCGTTGCGTCGGCCGCGGAGCCGCGCGCGATGACGCTCGACGAGGTCGTGACGACCGCGCTCGCGCGACATCCGCGCCTTCGGGTGACCGGCGCCGACGAGGCGGCCGCGAAGGCTCGCGTCACCGAGGCAGAGTCGAATCGGTTGCCGGACATCGGCGTCAGCGTCGAGATCAATCGTTCGTCGTCGAACACGATTCCCGGCGCGTTCGTGCCGATCATCGGCTTCGCGCCGATTGCCGGACCGACGCGCGGGCGATCGCTCGAGGCGGGGACGTGGCAGAGCGGCGCGAGCCTCTGGGCCTCGTGGGACGTGCTCTCGTTCTCGCGGCAAGCCGCGGCGATCGACCTCGCGCTCGCGACGGAGAAAGAGGCAGCCGCGGTGACGGCGGCGCAAAAGCTCGACATCGCGTACCGCGCGGCGGATGCGTATCTGCTCCTCCTCGAAGCGGAAACGGCGGTTCGCGCGGCAAAAGCGAACGTCGATCGTGCGCAGACCCTCGCGACGGTGACGAAGTCCCTCGTCGATCAGAGCTTGCGGCCCGGCGCCGACGCGGCGCGCGTCGAAGCGGAGCTGGCCAACGCGGGCACGCTCGTCGCGCGCGCGGAGCAAGCCCGCGACATGCGGCGCGTCGCGCTCGGCGAGGCGATGGGCGATCCGACGCTCGCCGTCACACCGCGCGAGCCGGAAGCCGGCGGCGCTCGGGCCGCGGTCGTTCATCCCGAGATCGCGCGAAGCGAGGCGGCCATCGTTCGCGCGGAAGAAGCGCGGAAGGTCGTGAACGTCGAGTATCTGCCGCGGCTGGATCTCGTCGCCGCGCTTTGGATGCGCGGCAGCGGCATCTTCGACAGCCCCGCGAATGGCCTCGTGGCTGACGTCCCAAATTGGCTCGGCGGCGTGACCCTCACGTGGTCGCTCTTCGATTTTCCTTCCATCCGCGCTCGCGCGAAGGTCGCCAGTGCCGCCACGCGCGCGGCGGTCGCCAGGCGCGATGAGGTGGCCCTCTCCATCGCATCACAGCTCGCGACGGCCGAGGCTGGGCTGAAAGGCGCGCAGGCGATCGCGCAGCAGACGCCGAAGACGCTCGCGTCGGCGAAGGCGGCCGAAGAGCAAGCGGCGGCGCGCTTCAAGACGGGGCTCGCGCCGGTGGTCGATCTCGCGGACGCACAACGGCTCCTCACGCAAGCCGAGATCGACGACGCGGTCGCGCGGTTGGAAGTAAAGCGCGCGCTGCTTTCGATCGCGCGCGCGTCCGGCGACATCGGTCCGTTCCTCCACGGGGCGCGCTGA
- a CDS encoding chromate resistance protein, translated as MKPSRWLLLIHQIPPSPVYFRARVGRRLARLGAVAIKNAVYALPAGDAAREGLRGLAREIAEDGGEATVCEAVLVEGLSDRDVKALFVAAREKDYLAIAQEARQAASKRGVDAAAELARQRKRLAEIVALDHFGAPGRAEAEASLRLLAERVAPDDHPDVRTARPAGKVRLSDYQRKTWVTRKGIHVDRIACAWLVRRFIDPKARFRFVSPDGFRAKPNEVSFDMADADFTHVGDRCSFETFVRRFDLRVPGLNAIAEIIHDLDLKDAKFGRVEAAGVGALLAGIAAAHPRDEDRIEAGSAQLDALLAGFARSRA; from the coding sequence ATGAAGCCGTCGCGTTGGCTGCTCCTGATCCATCAAATCCCGCCGAGCCCGGTGTACTTCCGGGCTCGCGTGGGGCGCCGGCTCGCGCGGCTCGGCGCGGTCGCGATCAAGAACGCGGTGTACGCGCTTCCCGCCGGTGACGCCGCGCGCGAAGGTCTGCGCGGTCTCGCTCGGGAAATCGCGGAGGATGGCGGCGAAGCCACCGTGTGCGAAGCGGTGCTCGTCGAAGGCTTGTCCGATCGCGACGTGAAGGCGCTCTTCGTGGCGGCGCGCGAGAAGGACTACCTCGCCATCGCGCAGGAAGCGCGGCAAGCCGCGAGCAAACGCGGCGTCGACGCGGCGGCTGAGCTCGCGCGGCAGCGAAAGCGGCTCGCTGAGATCGTCGCGCTCGACCATTTCGGCGCGCCCGGTCGCGCCGAGGCGGAGGCAAGCCTGCGCCTCCTCGCAGAACGCGTCGCGCCGGACGACCATCCGGACGTGCGCACGGCCCGTCCCGCCGGCAAGGTGCGACTCTCGGACTACCAGCGAAAGACGTGGGTGACGCGCAAGGGCATTCACGTCGATCGCATTGCCTGCGCGTGGCTCGTGCGCCGGTTCATCGATCCGAAGGCGCGGTTCCGTTTCGTGTCGCCGGACGGCTTCCGCGCGAAACCCAACGAAGTGAGCTTCGACATGGCCGACGCCGACTTCACGCACGTCGGCGACCGTTGCTCGTTCGAGACGTTCGTACGGCGCTTCGACCTTCGCGTACCGGGCTTGAATGCGATCGCCGAAATCATTCACGACCTCGATCTGAAGGACGCGAAGTTCGGTCGGGTCGAGGCGGCCGGCGTCGGGGCGCTGCTGGCCGGAATCGCGGCAGCACACCCGCGCGACGAAGACCGAATCGAAGCGGGCTCCGCACAGCTCGATGCGCTGCTCGCCGGGTTCGCAAGGAGCCGAGCATGA
- a CDS encoding serine/threonine protein kinase has product MTTALEVTRGTVLRGKYRVERTLGEGGMGIVLLATHVKLEQRVALKMLRPAARARPNVVARFAREARAAAKLRNDHVVRVLDVDETEEGDPFLVMEYLSGTDLETRVRRDGPLSPAEAIDYALQACEGIAEAHALGIVHRDLKPANLFVTKSAEGTDRIKVLDFGIAKAGEDFSVTAADAILGSPSFMAPEQLASAGEASPRSDIWSLGVVLFYVLTGELPFVADNLAALAAKITGESARSLRDLHPTLPEPLYDVIDRCLEKDPADRFASVVELARALADAAEIPDRADRVSRIARAAAVRVEQPSSARIPLEKKPERVTEEVAITTAPVPRRRRWPLFALVAILVIGAVVVIRWRARKTEMVAEPAVTLDPAGVGFDDLSYAPSLKRVVIPAGELGEVALLDPESRKLDVISGFTRSPTGKGGHTQGATSAAMAGGLLAVIDRSTRTVALVAPEERRILSTHPLGGVPDYVRYEPTNGEVWVTEPDIERIEVFTLDAAAKELRPSSPIEVPGGPEFVAFDATRAFTNLWKGQTSTIDLHTHKVRNTFTNGCEGSRTLAIDERRALLFVACVEGRVTSIDLSHGYRLLGKVDYHPGIDALVLDPTRGLLYAPSAEAGKMAAIAFDRDGVPSLAFEVTTQKGAACATLDPSGAIWICDPVHGRLLVMAPPR; this is encoded by the coding sequence ATGACGACGGCGCTGGAGGTGACGCGCGGGACTGTCCTTCGCGGGAAATACCGGGTCGAGCGCACGCTTGGCGAAGGCGGCATGGGGATTGTCCTGCTCGCCACCCATGTGAAGCTCGAACAGCGCGTCGCGCTCAAGATGCTCCGTCCTGCGGCGCGCGCGCGGCCGAACGTCGTCGCGCGTTTTGCGCGCGAGGCTCGCGCTGCGGCGAAGCTGCGGAACGATCACGTCGTCCGCGTGCTCGACGTCGACGAGACCGAGGAAGGCGATCCGTTCCTCGTGATGGAATACTTGAGCGGCACCGACCTCGAGACGCGCGTCCGGCGCGACGGACCGCTCTCGCCGGCGGAGGCGATCGATTACGCGCTTCAGGCCTGCGAAGGGATCGCCGAGGCCCATGCCCTCGGGATCGTGCATCGCGATCTCAAGCCCGCGAACCTCTTCGTCACGAAGAGCGCGGAAGGCACCGATCGCATCAAAGTGCTCGATTTCGGCATCGCGAAGGCGGGCGAGGACTTCTCTGTCACCGCCGCGGACGCGATCCTCGGGTCACCGAGCTTCATGGCGCCGGAGCAGCTCGCGAGCGCGGGAGAGGCGAGCCCGCGCTCCGACATCTGGTCGCTTGGCGTCGTTCTCTTTTACGTCCTGACGGGGGAGCTTCCGTTCGTCGCCGACAACCTCGCCGCCCTCGCCGCGAAGATCACGGGCGAGAGCGCGCGCTCGCTCCGCGATCTGCATCCCACGCTGCCGGAGCCGCTCTACGACGTGATCGATCGATGCCTCGAGAAAGACCCCGCCGATCGATTCGCGAGCGTCGTCGAGCTCGCGCGCGCGCTTGCGGACGCGGCCGAGATCCCCGATCGCGCGGATCGCGTCTCGCGGATCGCGCGCGCGGCGGCGGTGCGGGTGGAGCAGCCTTCGTCGGCGCGGATCCCACTGGAAAAGAAGCCGGAGCGTGTCACCGAAGAGGTGGCGATAACGACGGCGCCAGTGCCGCGGCGACGGCGGTGGCCTCTCTTCGCGCTGGTTGCGATCCTCGTCATCGGCGCGGTCGTCGTTATCCGTTGGCGCGCGCGAAAGACGGAAATGGTCGCCGAGCCGGCCGTCACGCTCGATCCCGCGGGGGTCGGCTTCGATGATCTCTCGTACGCGCCCTCGCTGAAGCGCGTCGTCATCCCCGCCGGCGAGCTCGGCGAGGTCGCGCTGCTCGATCCGGAGTCGCGAAAGCTCGACGTCATCTCCGGCTTCACGCGATCGCCCACCGGCAAAGGTGGTCACACGCAAGGCGCGACCTCCGCCGCGATGGCGGGCGGACTCCTCGCGGTCATCGATCGCTCGACGCGCACCGTCGCGCTCGTGGCGCCGGAGGAACGCCGCATCCTCTCTACGCATCCGCTCGGCGGCGTCCCGGATTACGTGCGGTACGAGCCGACGAACGGCGAGGTCTGGGTGACGGAACCCGACATCGAACGCATCGAAGTGTTCACGCTCGACGCCGCCGCGAAGGAGCTTCGCCCGTCGTCGCCGATCGAGGTTCCGGGTGGGCCCGAGTTCGTCGCGTTCGACGCAACGCGCGCGTTCACGAATTTGTGGAAGGGCCAGACGAGCACGATCGATCTGCATACGCACAAAGTGCGGAACACGTTCACGAACGGCTGCGAGGGCTCGCGCACGCTCGCGATCGACGAACGACGTGCGCTCCTCTTCGTCGCGTGCGTCGAGGGGCGGGTCACCTCGATCGATCTCTCCCATGGCTATCGGCTGCTCGGAAAGGTCGACTACCACCCCGGCATCGATGCGCTGGTGCTCGACCCGACGCGGGGCCTCCTTTACGCGCCGAGCGCCGAGGCCGGAAAAATGGCGGCGATCGCGTTCGACCGCGATGGCGTCCCGAGCCTCGCGTTCGAAGTGACGACGCAAAAAGGCGCCGCGTGTGCCACGCTCGATCCCTCGGGCGCGATCTGGATCTGCGATCCCGTCCATGGGCGCCTCCTCGTCATGGCGCCGCCGCGTTGA